gattttggggtaaaatgtGCCTTGAGAAGAGTAAGAATAATAAGAGTACTTTGCTGTTCCCTGACATAATCATGCTATTTTGAGGTGATAAACTATTTTTTCCACACTATGTCCACACCATTGTTCATGGAGTATGCCTGCCAAACCAGGCCACGATACATGTCCACAACTCATCTCTTTCGTCAGTCACAGACAGGTGTTGACCAAATAAAAGACACTAACTTCTCTTGTCCTTGAGCACAAACACAGAGTCAGTCACACAGTGTGAATATTCTGAATGAGTCAGTTGTCATCTGTCAGTGGTGATTGTGACCTGAACTCACAGCCTGATATGTAAGTGACTGTCAGTCACACAAGGTCGTGAAGTTCTCTGTGTGTTAAAAATATCACGACAGTCTGTTGTCATAATGAATCACACATAATTAGCACAATCAAAAATTTAATAAGCTTAAATTGAGGTCATATGAAACATTCCATATTCATATAGTAACAAGCTTTCTTTTGAGATTTGTACTAAATGCATattgttgggttttttttttattggaggCTAATTTCAAGCAATTTCCTTCATTTTGACTAATAAAAATGCACACGCATAAATATACACAATTATACACTCTTATATACACTCCCATTACTGTCCTCCACCAGCAGCATCAAACATCTTCTTCCTGCCCTCCATACCAGACATGGCCTCAACGTTCTTACGCCAGTCGCCCACCTCTGCCGACATAACCTGATAAAACAGAAATGCAGTGTTATGTCTAGAAACTGAAAACATGTTTCCTTTATTCAGGTGAATCTCTAAACACCTGTCAAGGAcaagtaaaatgaaaaaaaatctgcagcaTTTAGGCATATTTACCCCATTAAAGGGGttcttgattatgatttcaatattttcacttttttcactttagttagtgtgtaatgttgctgtttgagcataaacagtatctgcaaagttacagcgctcaaagttcaatgcaaagggagatatttatAACAAACAACTGGTAGGGACTTAAAACAAGCTTTTCTTGGGTTGGTGAcgtcacaaaccccaaaatttacttaaaccctgcccccgagaacacgcaacaaaggggatgaggccatgttgggcttcATTAGagaagcggaagagttgttgtagtaaagtgttgttgccatgccatcattttacgccggactgcttcacaaatgtgggtcaattcaatgctggatttgcacaacagattaacatgacagcacatgctagtcgatgagttgaatcagctccgcagcaactacatcaatttatctactaaccattcaaaaatgtccagatgcattctaaaagttgtaacttcttcatGAAgtctcgtttacactgcacgcgtgtgcggcgcgttacggctgcgacgcggttaccggagctgatacgcggccactctagtcaatgctcaTGTTTACACCACACCAGCCACGCCgcggtgcgtttgagaagcgtcccagaagcgGCTCTACGCGCCTCGCCTATTTTTGACGGACGCCGCGTCCaagacgcgcagctcaaatacaaaataaagtcaaaataatcaccctgagtaaactcccgctcatatttcacatcagtacgatgccagaaactgacgacaagagaatcgaagttgaaaaacttgaaatttctttgtttttgttgtccataactggaattttaagtgtattaacttcatctgtatggctacagcaaaataaagtatggcatagcaataaacacaataaacccggacaaaatataacaatttagccattaaaaacatgaaaaaaataaacgAAAACAACGTTGGACAGGCAAATCTCGTGGTCTCGCGAATCCAGCCGCTtcgcttctgaaatgcttctggtgtgagttgacCCCGGTTAACACCGCTCAGAGGACGGAACAAAACCTTGCCGGAGCCGTAACGCACCGCAGACGCATGCAGTGTAAAcatgagtctctccatcagtgtctgactccagtttgaacaatgtaaggccgggttcacaccgcaagcgTCAGTAGCGCGTGAGCGTCGCGTTAGCAGCGCGTGAGCgtgaactgcagctgcagagacgcgcgagtattcacactggtagcgtttgtacagcgtcacagcagcagcTCGAAGCTGCATATTAAGTgggcatttctttacaaagacagctataaatttgtttttataagttggtcatttataaacttgatagtcttgaaagtttgttaacatgcaagGTGTACAAAACTCACATATAAAcgtaaaatgaataaaaagaaataaataaaatcatgtcatccattgctgcacacgaatgaggtaagctttgtgttttacatcatctgcCGCATGAACATGTTTACAACACAGCAAACTCAAAAAAAATACTTGCTGCTTACGCACTGCTGACGCGTGCGGTGTGAACCCAGCCTGAACAGCGtcacaatcgtcattttggctgcgtgagattgtccagctttgttgttgttgagcaaccgaagcatgagctgtttttgctcacacccaaataggggcaaatttgacgagctataataaatgatctgtggggtattttgagcttaaacttcacagacacattctggggacatcagaggcTTGTGAAAAGGGgaattataggtcccctttaatttaatgcaaaaatTCTACTCTATTATGTAAAGTTTTATACAATATGCTACTATTTGTTGTGTTCTGTATGTTTGTACCTTCTCTTGTTTAATGTCTTCTTTCTTCACAGATTTGAGGTTGGCTCTGAGGTCCATGGAGCCCTTGTGTTTGGAGCCCAGCAGCGCTCTCATCATCTCATCCGCAGACACACGCACCTTCCTCAGGGCAGGTTTCTTAAACTTCCCTCCTAAATCTTGCACCTTCAGCTTCAGCTCATGGATCttttacagacacacacacacacactgttaatTACAGAAACGTTTAGTGTGAGTTTAGAGTATTTACTTTATACTTACATCTCTGTTGTTTTTATTGACTTTGGCCTCAAAGTCATATCTCTCCTCGTCCACTATGTCGATTTTGGCATGAAGTTGCCGACACAGTTTCTGCACACATGCAGAAATACTCATTCATaagtattactatttttaatgttttttaatcatatttaagtCATCAAATTACAatatcacaatttaaaaaaaatatgcaaattgactaaaaaaatataaataaataaataactctgAACTAACATAATTCTCTTCATGAGAAACATAATTTCAGTCAAGTGTGTTCAATTTTGTaatgtaattataaaatataaataaatactaaaaattagaattaattaaaataaatataaaatctaATTTTAACTCACTATTTTACTAATTGATGAGTAGCTGTATATATTGATGAGTATTTTTCACTAACCTGCAACTCCTCCATTTGGAGGCCGGTTATTTGAAGAGGCGGAAGCTTTTCACCCAGATATTTCACCTTCTCCTCGTCACGATTGATCGTTTCCTGTTCCAGCTCATCCATGGCTCTTTGGAGCAAAAGGATCTTAGAAAACAGAACACAAAAAGACATTCTGTAGGTTATAACATACCAACATATCTACCACACGCACATTTGCTTAGTCCccagaacaaacacacacacacacacacacgcacacacgcgttgggttttcatgttttatagagactttccatagacataataatttttaacctgtacaaactgtatattctatcgcCTAATccaaacctacccatcacagaaaactttctgcattttcaaATAACATCATtctgtttgatttatcagctgttttcctcatggggaccaaaaaaagtCCCCACAAGGAAAAGGATTTCTCATAAAAAAGGATTTCTTtgttgggacattttgtccATATAACATAGGGTTTACCttaaccacacacacaaacacacacacacacacacacaaacaccaacCCATACCTTCAGGGAGAGTTTTCGAGATGCAGAGATCTTAGACTTTGGCTAAAAAAAGGGGGTGGAAGATAATAAAGTCAATTTAATCCCAAATTTGATGCATTATGTTCTGTCATTCAACAATATAGAGATAAATGCATAAATCACAATATCATGATCACAATATACTGTTGAATATGCTGGTAAATACCTTGGCTTGTACCCGAGGGGCCAATGGGCCAGGTGccttttgatgaaaaaaaaaagaagaagaaagtaaaaaTACATAGTATAAATCACATTGTCCATATCCGAAAACTATTGTATAATACAATTAAGGTTTAAAAGGTTTTAATCCTTTAACTAATTATGTTACTATAATTTGAGCCTCAAAACTTATGTAAACAATAGACAATTTACTTACATCGCTGcagattttatgttttttggtggttgcaaagagaaaaagagaagaaaataataatggtatcaaataaatacatatataaagaTGTGTgttcatgaattcacagattaatgaaaaataatgcaTAAACTACTTACTCGTCTGCCATCTTGAAATCTGTGaaatcagaaataaaaataaacaatgatgTATAGTTGCAATCACAATACTAAACTACATAAATCTTCTCTTTTGATGAGAGATGTCTAGGAAAGTGGCACAGAGAGAGACGTGTTACCTGAGGTGTTGCCTGTGGGGTC
The Megalobrama amblycephala isolate DHTTF-2021 linkage group LG19, ASM1881202v1, whole genome shotgun sequence DNA segment above includes these coding regions:
- the tnni1c gene encoding troponin I, skeletal, slow c encodes the protein MADDDAPGPLAPRVQAKPKSKISASRKLSLKILLLQRAMDELEQETINRDEEKVKYLGEKLPPLQITGLQMEELQKLCRQLHAKIDIVDEERYDFEAKVNKNNRDIHELKLKVQDLGGKFKKPALRKVRVSADEMMRALLGSKHKGSMDLRANLKSVKKEDIKQEKVMSAEVGDWRKNVEAMSGMEGRKKMFDAAGGGQ